The Cytophagia bacterium CHB2 nucleotide sequence TCAGCCTTCGTACTTCATTTTAAGTTTTGCCGCTGCGGCTTGATCGACAAGCACGGTAGCTAGCCGGTGCATTTGCACGATGGTCGCAGGCCACATGGCCGTAATCGGACCTTTGCACGTTGCCGCAATCGCCGCGGCCTTGGTTGCGCCGTTGGCCAGCAGCAGTACATGCTTCGCGTCCATAATCGTGCCGACGCCCATGGTGATGGCATACTTCGGCACTTCATGCGGATTTTTGAAGAAGCGTGCGTTGGCTTCGCGCGTCGTCCCCGTTAGGGTTTTAATGCGCGTGCGCGAGCCGAGCGAGGAGCCTGGCTCGTTGAAGGCAATGTGGCCGTTCGCGCCGATGCCCAAAATTTGCAAATCAATACCGCCGGCTTTTTCGATCTGTTCCTCATACCATTCACAATGCGCCTCGATATTTTGCGCCATGCCCATCGGGATATGCACAAAACGTCGATCGACGTTGATGTGCTTGAACAGGTTTTCCCACATGAAATAATGATAACTCTGATCATGCTCCGGCGGCAAGCCAACATATTCGTCCAGATTAAATGTCGTGATCTTCGAGAAATCCAGGCCCTCGCGCTGGTGCATGCGAATCAATTCTCGGTATAGGCCGAGCGGTGTGCTGCCGGTGGCAAAGCCCAGAACGCAGTTGGGTTTTTTGCGCAACAACGCCGCGACAATCTGCGCGCCGGCTTTGCTCATTTCCTCATAATCTTTTTTGATGTAAACCAGCATACTCTTACCTCCAGCGAAAATAACTTGCCGGCCTCGTTCGTTGCCGGACAAAGCTGGCCTCGTTTAAACATTCCAAAACTTCATATCCTCGCCCGTGCGCATCTTGGTGAGATAGATAATCTGCCCAGTGTGATAGGAAAAATGTTCGACCACGTGAAAGATCGCGCTCAGCACGGTTTGATCGAAGCCTTGAATGGCGCGCGGTTGCGGCAAATCTTCCGCAGCGACTTGTTGCAGCGTGACATCCACCTCAGCCAGAGTGGCTTCGAGTTGCGCCAGCAGTGCGGCTTTGGGAATGGGCCGCCTCTCCGAAAATTCTGCCGGTCGATTGCGCGCATCCGGCGCGCCGCTCACGCCATGAATGATCCACTGCCGGACGTTGCCGCATAAGTGCAACACCAGATTTCCAGCGCTGTTGCTTTTCTCGTTTGGCCGCCACCAAATGTCTTCTTCTGAAAGTTTCTCCA carries:
- the nagB gene encoding glucosamine-6-phosphate deaminase, whose product is MLVYIKKDYEEMSKAGAQIVAALLRKKPNCVLGFATGSTPLGLYRELIRMHQREGLDFSKITTFNLDEYVGLPPEHDQSYHYFMWENLFKHINVDRRFVHIPMGMAQNIEAHCEWYEEQIEKAGGIDLQILGIGANGHIAFNEPGSSLGSRTRIKTLTGTTREANARFFKNPHEVPKYAITMGVGTIMDAKHVLLLANGATKAAAIAATCKGPITAMWPATIVQMHRLATVLVDQAAAAKLKMKYEG
- a CDS encoding DUF1572 domain-containing protein is translated as MAGNPAEIPRLFLAEARFHLMQQYLPWLRACLEKLSEEDIWWRPNEKSNSAGNLVLHLCGNVRQWIIHGVSGAPDARNRPAEFSERRPIPKAALLAQLEATLAEVDVTLQQVAAEDLPQPRAIQGFDQTVLSAIFHVVEHFSYHTGQIIYLTKMRTGEDMKFWNV